One window of Oreochromis niloticus isolate F11D_XX linkage group LG23, O_niloticus_UMD_NMBU, whole genome shotgun sequence genomic DNA carries:
- the rab3b gene encoding ras-related protein Rab-3B isoform X1, which yields MMAKADQRFGQRDGSDQNFDYMFKLLIIGNSSVGKTSFLFRYADDSFSNSFVSTVGIDFKVKTVYRNDKRIKLQIWDTAGQERYRTITTAYYRGAMGFILMYDITNEESFNAVQDWATQIKTYSWDNAQVIMVGNKCDMDEERVVPPEKGKHLADQLGFEYYEASAKENINVRQVFERLVDIICVKMSERVDVEAPAAPGSKTTRLTDKPAQLPQKCC from the exons Atg ATGGCAAAGGCAGACCAGCGTTTCGGCCAGCGGGATGGCTCTGACCAGAACTTTGACTACATGTTCAAGCTGCTGATCATCGGCAACAGCAGCGTGGGGAAGACGTCCTTCCTGTTCCGCTACGCCGACGACTCCTTCAGCAACTCCTTCGTCAGCACCGTGGGCATTGACTTCAAAGTGAAAACGGTGTATCGCAACGACAAGAGGATCAAGCTGCAGATCTGG gaCACGGCCGGTCAGGAGCGTTACCGCACCATCACCACAGCCTACTACCGCGGTGCCATGGGCTTCATTCTCATGTATGACATCACCAACGAGGAGTCCTTCAACGCCGTCCAGGACTG ggCCACGCAGATCAAGACGTACTCGTGGGATAACGCCCAGGTGATCATGGTGGGCAACAAGTGCGACATGGACGAGGAGAGAGTGGTACCCCCTGAGAAGGGAAAACACCTGGCTGACCAGCTAG GCTTCGAGTACTACGAGGCAAGCGCCAAAGAGAACATCAATGTGCGGCAGGTGTTTGAGCGCTTGGTGGACATCATCTGTGTGAAGATGTCGGAGCGTGTGGACGTAGAGGCGCCGGCAGCTCCTGGTTCCAAGACCACCAGACTGACCGACAAACCTGCCCAGCTACCTCAGAAGTGCTGCTGA
- the rab3b gene encoding ras-related protein Rab-3B isoform X2 has product MAKADQRFGQRDGSDQNFDYMFKLLIIGNSSVGKTSFLFRYADDSFSNSFVSTVGIDFKVKTVYRNDKRIKLQIWDTAGQERYRTITTAYYRGAMGFILMYDITNEESFNAVQDWATQIKTYSWDNAQVIMVGNKCDMDEERVVPPEKGKHLADQLGFEYYEASAKENINVRQVFERLVDIICVKMSERVDVEAPAAPGSKTTRLTDKPAQLPQKCC; this is encoded by the exons ATGGCAAAGGCAGACCAGCGTTTCGGCCAGCGGGATGGCTCTGACCAGAACTTTGACTACATGTTCAAGCTGCTGATCATCGGCAACAGCAGCGTGGGGAAGACGTCCTTCCTGTTCCGCTACGCCGACGACTCCTTCAGCAACTCCTTCGTCAGCACCGTGGGCATTGACTTCAAAGTGAAAACGGTGTATCGCAACGACAAGAGGATCAAGCTGCAGATCTGG gaCACGGCCGGTCAGGAGCGTTACCGCACCATCACCACAGCCTACTACCGCGGTGCCATGGGCTTCATTCTCATGTATGACATCACCAACGAGGAGTCCTTCAACGCCGTCCAGGACTG ggCCACGCAGATCAAGACGTACTCGTGGGATAACGCCCAGGTGATCATGGTGGGCAACAAGTGCGACATGGACGAGGAGAGAGTGGTACCCCCTGAGAAGGGAAAACACCTGGCTGACCAGCTAG GCTTCGAGTACTACGAGGCAAGCGCCAAAGAGAACATCAATGTGCGGCAGGTGTTTGAGCGCTTGGTGGACATCATCTGTGTGAAGATGTCGGAGCGTGTGGACGTAGAGGCGCCGGCAGCTCCTGGTTCCAAGACCACCAGACTGACCGACAAACCTGCCCAGCTACCTCAGAAGTGCTGCTGA